The Oryctolagus cuniculus chromosome 5, mOryCun1.1, whole genome shotgun sequence genome includes a region encoding these proteins:
- the LOC127485470 gene encoding butyrophilin subfamily 1 member A1-like isoform X3, whose protein sequence is MEHGCHPSLLCSLPSLLLLAQLSTWGSADKFLVIGPSVPIVAELGGDAILPCSLFPPMNAEDMELRLFRTKFSEEVFVYRNRREQHEEQMPQYAGRTSLVTNLLTHGEAAVHIQKVQASDNGTYTCFFQKGGRYAEAILELQVAGLGSAPQVHIEGLEQDGVRVVCKASGWFPKPQVQWTDLSGKKFLEFSEAHAQDAAGLFSVEAALVVRDSSAGSVSCSILNPILGQEKVMAVSIPEPFFPQVSPWKAGFAVSLTVLGLLLFGAGCFTRREHSAKLRERQKRNNLDWIKDAEKQEKEKGLKAMDELQKELGQRKTAYLAAWRKAQLYADWRKERFQPWSVTLDPGSAHHCLAISPERKSVTWKHNAEYSLARCTVLGLEGITSGRCYWEVEIRSGEGTQWAVGVCRGHVKRESWFTESPDTGFWVLRKFNNRYLIWTDPQQLLCLRQDPRRVGIFLDYSEGDVSFYNMTDGSHIFSFPPASFSGTLFPYFLLKGDVTLSICSTERGSEGLPVPLSKSPSLEEVVRPPVEGLSSGSGVDGAPPGAESPLLP, encoded by the exons ACAAGTTCCTGGTGATCGGCCCCTCAGTTCCCATTGTGGCAGAGTTGGGTGGTGATGCCATTCTGCCCTGCTCCCTGTTCCCACCAATGAACGCAGAGGACATGGAGCTGCGGTTGTTCCGTACCAAGTTCTCAGAAGAGGTGTTTGTGTATCGGAACCGCCGGGAGCAGCACGAGGAGCAGATGCCCCAGTACGCAGGGCGGACCTCACTGGTGACAAATCTCTTAACGCATGGGGAAGCTGCTGTGCACATCCAGAAAGTCCAGGCTTCAGACAACGGGACGTACACCTGCTTCTTCCAGAAGGGAGGCCGCTATGCAGAGGCCATTctagaactgcaggtggcag gcctgggctctgcccctcaAGTGCACATTGAAGGGCTGGAGCAGGACGGGGTCCGCGTGGTGTGCAAGGCCTCGGGCTGGTTCCCGAAGCCCCAGGTGCAGTGGACAGACCTCagcgggaagaagttcctggagttCTCTGAGGCCCATGCCCAGGACGCAGCAGGGCTGTTCAGCGTGGAGGCGGCTCTGGTGGTGAGAGACAGCTCTGCAGGGAGTGTGAGCTGCTCCATCCTCAATCCCATCCTGGGCCAGGAGAAGGTGATGGCCGTGTCCATCCCAG AGCCCTTCTTCCCGCAGGTCTCTCCCTGGAAGGCAGGTTTTGCTGTAAGTCTAACTGTGCTGGGTCTGCTGCTCTTTGGGGCTGGCTGCTTCACCAGGAGAGAGCACTCTGCAAAGCTGCGGGAGAGGCAGAAACGTAACAATCTTGACTGGATTAAGGACGCGGAGAAGCAGGAAAAGGAGAAGGGGCTGAAGGCCATGG atGAGCTCCAGAAAGAACTCG GTCAGAGGAAGACAGCTTACCTGGCTG CCTGGAGGAAGGCACAGCTGTATGCTG ACTGGCGGAAGGAACGGTTCCAGCCCT GGTCTGTCACTCTGGATCCAGGCTCTGCCCACCATTGTCTTGCCATCTCTCCTGAAAGGAAGAGTGTGACCTGGAAGCACAATGCTGAGTACTCACTTGCCCGCTGCACTGTGTTGGGGCTTGAGGGCATCACATCAGGAAGATGTTACTGGGAGGTGGAGATCAGGAGTGGAGAGGGCACCCAGTGGGCTGTGGGGGTCTGCAGGGGTCATGTGAAAAGGGAAAGCTGGTTTACAGAATCCCCAGATACTGGGTTCTGGGTTCTGAGGAAGTTTAACAATAGGTACCTTATCTGGACTGACCCTCAGCAGCTTCTATGCCTTAGGCAGGATCCCCGCAGGGTGGGGATTTTCCTGGACTACAGTGAGGGGGACGTCTCCTTCTACAACATGACTGATGGCTCCCACATTTTCTCCTTCCCCCCAGCTTCTTTCTCTGGGACCCTCTTTCCATACTTCTTGCTCAAGGGAGACGTGACCCTGAGCATCTGCTCCACAGAGAGGGGCTCTgaggggctccctgtgcccctTAGCAAGTCTCCTTCTTTGGAGGAGGTGGTGAGGCCCCCAGTGGAGGGGCTCAGCTCAGGCTCTGGAGTGGATGGAGCTCCCCCAGGGGCTGAGTCTCCATTGCTGCCCTGA
- the LOC138849815 gene encoding myelin-oligodendrocyte glycoprotein-like: DVQSAGVSVALKFLELLNVRPCRKSQLSQLGRRRSRGHPGHHWRLKSCRKQEVVRPPGSEDRGHGCRPSLLCSLPSLLLLAQLPTWGSADEFQVIGPSYPMVAVLGGDATLPCSLFPPMNAEDMEMRWFHTKISEVVFVYQNGQKKNKKQMPQYAGGTSLVQIS, from the exons GATGTGCAGTCTGCTGGGGTCTCTGTGGCTCTGAAGTTTCTGGAGCTGCTGAATGTTAGACCCTGCAGGAAGTCACAGCTTTCCCAGCTGGGAAGAAGGAGGAGCAG GGGACACCCAGGTCACCACTGGAGGTTAAAGAGCTGCAGGAAGCAGGAGGTCGTGCGTCCTCCAGG CTCCGAGGACAGGGGGCACGGCTGCCGCCCCTCTCTGCTTTGCagtctcccctccctgcttctcctcgCCCAGCTGCCCACGTGGGGCTCTGCAG ATGAGTTCCAGGTGATTGGCCCCTCATATCCCATGGTGGCCGTGTTGGGTGGTGATGCCactctgccctgctccctgttCCCACCAATGAATGCAGAGGACATGGAGATGCGGTGGTTCCATACCAAGATCTCAGAAGTAGTGTTTGTCTATCAGAATGGccagaaaaagaacaagaagcaGATGCCCCAGTATGCAGGGGGGACCTCGCTGGTTCAGATCTCTTAA
- the LOC138849814 gene encoding butyrophilin-like protein 1: MAVSIPEPFFPQASPWKAAFAGSLMVLGLLLFGAGCFTRREHSAKLQEKEKQEKLRRAKEEDQRAEDEALKATDELQADLGQRNSAYLGDE; encoded by the exons ATGGCCGTGTCCATCCCAG agccCTTCTTCCCGCAGGCttctccctggaaggcagcttttGCTGGGAGCCTGatggtgctggggctcctgctcttTGGGGCTGGCTGCTTCACCAGGAGAGAGCACTCTGCAAAGCTGcaggagaaggagaaacaggagaAGCTGCGCCGGGCTAAGGAGGAGGACCAGAGGGCAGAGGACGAGGCACTGAAGGCCACAG ATGAGCTCCAGGCAGATCTAG GTCAGAGGAATTCAGCTTACCTGGGTGATGAGTGA